The proteins below come from a single Papaver somniferum cultivar HN1 chromosome 11, ASM357369v1, whole genome shotgun sequence genomic window:
- the LOC113322750 gene encoding actin-related protein 2/3 complex subunit 2B-like isoform X2 produces the protein MKTKRETGCFDRASPALKEILLKFYYSHEKQSVTDYQLIEFGSVQYHVQVYSQDSHYIYLSVSSPLLTQGTFLSHGLSKCISQRSYSNVMQVAETPKAGYPLTIRIDLSKFIEMLCVTSFKNTSQGMYNKPIKVVLDAKDHFFVITQPEKTAVVFPMRFGDDSDVIIATTLFQELVVLGSSKSCAKAPSCTWSPIPPAELRGEYFEDLTTNGGFMSFDVLSRHIKRSRIDKTVWNLSNFQAYVRHYVKCTRGFVQRSMRKRVERLSEMLLNPASAKQHESSSMKNQGHRRMKIFGRLSKAKLLRKKCSGFLKKIMQLRSKIKIHGLDQIRRRWLKFSECYSSRSYTRLD, from the exons ATGAAGACGAAGCGAGAAACTGGTTGTTTTGACAGGGCGTCACCAGCACTCAAGGAAATCTTGCTCAAGTTCTATTATAG CCATGAAAAACAATCCGTTACAGATTACCAATTAATTGAATTTGGATCAGTGCAGTACCATGTTCAG GTTTATTCTCAAGATTCTCATTACATCTACTTATCAGTATCAAGCCCATTGTTAACCCAAGGAACATTTTTATCACACGGACTTTCAAAATGTATTTCACAAAGAAGCTATTCTAATGTCATGCAAGTTGCAGAAACCCCTAAAGCAGGATATCCATTGACTATCCGGATCGACTTGTCTAAATTCATAG AAATGTTATGCGTCACAAGTTTTAAAAACACCTCTCAAGGAATGTACAACAAGCCCATCAAAGTAGTGCTTGATGCCAAAGACCATTTTTTTGTAATCACACAG CCAGAGAAGACCGCCGTGGTGTTTCCGATGCGATTTGGAGATGACTCGGATGTGATTATTGCAACAACTTTATTTCAG GAACTTGTGGTTTTGGGTAGTTCGAAATCTTGTGCTAAAGCACCTTCTTGTACTTGGTCACCAATTCCTCCTGCGGAATTACGAGGAGAGTATTTTGAAGATTTAACCACCAATGGAGGGTTCATGTCTTTTG ATGTTCTTTCACGGCACATTAAACGTTCAAGAATTGACAAGACCGTCTGGAATTTGTCAAATTTTCAAGCTTATGTGAGGCATTACGTGAAG TGCACTAGAGGTTTTGTACAAAGGAGCATGCGAAAGCGCGTGGAACGTCTATCGGAG ATGCTATTGAATCCAGCGTCAGCAAAACAACATGAATCTAGCTCCATGAAGAACCAAG GGCATAGACGCATGAAGATATTCGGAAGACTCTCAAAAGCTAAACTTCTTAGGAAAAAATGTAGTGGTTTTTTAAAGAAAATCATGCAATTACGTTCCAAAATCAAAATTCATGGACTTGACCAAATTCGCAGGCGATGGTTAAAATTCTCGGAATGTTACTCCTCAAGGAGTTATACTAGATTAGATTAG
- the LOC113322750 gene encoding actin-related protein 2/3 complex subunit 2B-like isoform X1: MKTKRETGCFDRASPALKEILLKFYYSSHEKQSVTDYQLIEFGSVQYHVQVYSQDSHYIYLSVSSPLLTQGTFLSHGLSKCISQRSYSNVMQVAETPKAGYPLTIRIDLSKFIEMLCVTSFKNTSQGMYNKPIKVVLDAKDHFFVITQPEKTAVVFPMRFGDDSDVIIATTLFQELVVLGSSKSCAKAPSCTWSPIPPAELRGEYFEDLTTNGGFMSFDVLSRHIKRSRIDKTVWNLSNFQAYVRHYVKCTRGFVQRSMRKRVERLSEMLLNPASAKQHESSSMKNQGHRRMKIFGRLSKAKLLRKKCSGFLKKIMQLRSKIKIHGLDQIRRRWLKFSECYSSRSYTRLD, translated from the exons ATGAAGACGAAGCGAGAAACTGGTTGTTTTGACAGGGCGTCACCAGCACTCAAGGAAATCTTGCTCAAGTTCTATTATAG CAGCCATGAAAAACAATCCGTTACAGATTACCAATTAATTGAATTTGGATCAGTGCAGTACCATGTTCAG GTTTATTCTCAAGATTCTCATTACATCTACTTATCAGTATCAAGCCCATTGTTAACCCAAGGAACATTTTTATCACACGGACTTTCAAAATGTATTTCACAAAGAAGCTATTCTAATGTCATGCAAGTTGCAGAAACCCCTAAAGCAGGATATCCATTGACTATCCGGATCGACTTGTCTAAATTCATAG AAATGTTATGCGTCACAAGTTTTAAAAACACCTCTCAAGGAATGTACAACAAGCCCATCAAAGTAGTGCTTGATGCCAAAGACCATTTTTTTGTAATCACACAG CCAGAGAAGACCGCCGTGGTGTTTCCGATGCGATTTGGAGATGACTCGGATGTGATTATTGCAACAACTTTATTTCAG GAACTTGTGGTTTTGGGTAGTTCGAAATCTTGTGCTAAAGCACCTTCTTGTACTTGGTCACCAATTCCTCCTGCGGAATTACGAGGAGAGTATTTTGAAGATTTAACCACCAATGGAGGGTTCATGTCTTTTG ATGTTCTTTCACGGCACATTAAACGTTCAAGAATTGACAAGACCGTCTGGAATTTGTCAAATTTTCAAGCTTATGTGAGGCATTACGTGAAG TGCACTAGAGGTTTTGTACAAAGGAGCATGCGAAAGCGCGTGGAACGTCTATCGGAG ATGCTATTGAATCCAGCGTCAGCAAAACAACATGAATCTAGCTCCATGAAGAACCAAG GGCATAGACGCATGAAGATATTCGGAAGACTCTCAAAAGCTAAACTTCTTAGGAAAAAATGTAGTGGTTTTTTAAAGAAAATCATGCAATTACGTTCCAAAATCAAAATTCATGGACTTGACCAAATTCGCAGGCGATGGTTAAAATTCTCGGAATGTTACTCCTCAAGGAGTTATACTAGATTAGATTAG
- the LOC113322749 gene encoding isovaleryl-CoA dehydrogenase, mitochondrial → MYRLFSSSSVKSLAIIRNQVQKCCFSTSLLFDDTQIQFKESVAQFAKEHIAPHSANIDKSNYFPKEVNLWKLMGEFNLHGITAPEEYGGLGLGYLYHCIAMEEISRASGSVGLSYGAHSNLCINQLVRHGNPAQKKKYLPKLISGEHVGALAMSEPNAGSDVVSMKCKADRIDGGYVINGNKMWCTNGPVAQTLVVYAKTDAKAGSKGITAFIIEKGMTGFSTAQKLDKLGMRGSDTCELVFENCFVPEENILGQEGKGVYVMMSGLDLERLVLAGGPLGLMQACLDEVLPYVRQREQFGRPIGEFQLIQGKLADMYTSLQSSRSYVYSVARDCDNGKIDRKDCAGVILLSAENATQVALQAIQCLGGNGYVNEYPTGRLLRDAKLFEIGAGTSEIRRMIIGRELFKEE, encoded by the exons ATGTACagattattttcatcttcttcagtgAAATCACTTGCTATAATCAGAAACCAAGTACAGAAATGTTGTTTTTCAACTTCTTTACTCTTTGATGATACCCAAATTCAG TTTAAAGAAAGTGTTGCACAATTTGCTAAAGAGCACATTGCTCCTCATTCAGCGAATATTGACAAATCAAACTATTTTCCAAAG GAGGTTAACTTATGGAAGCTCATGGGGGAGTTTAATCTCCATGGCATTACTGCACCAG AGGAATATGGTGGACTTGGACTTGGTTATTTATACCACTGCATAGCAATGGAGGAAATTAGCCGTGCATCTGGATCTGTTGGCCTTTCTTATGGTGCTCATTCGAACCTCTGCattaatcaattg GTGAGGCATGGAAACCCTGCTCAGAAAAAGAAGTATTTACCCAAG TTGATCAGCGGGGAACATGTTGGAGCTTTGGCTATGAGTGAACCCAATG CTGGATCTGATGTCGTCAGCATGAAATGCAAAGCTGATCGCATAGATGGTGGTTATGTTATTAATGGAAACAAGATGTGGTGCACGAATGGCCCAGTTGCTCAAACATTG GTGGTTTATGCAAAAACAGACGCTAAAGCAGGATCAAAAGGAATCACAGCATTTATAATTGAGAAGGGGATGACCGG CTTCAGCACAGCCCAGAAGTTAGACAAACTTGGAATGCGAGGAAGTGACAC GTGCGAGTTGGTTTTTGAGAATTGTTTTGTGCCTGAAGAAAATATCCTTGGACAGGAAGGCAAAG GAGTTTACGTCATGATGTCGGGGCTAGATTTGGAGAGACTTGTTCTGGCGGGTGGACCACTTGGTCTGATGCAGGCATGCCTTGATGAAGTTCTTCCGTATGTTCGCCAGAGAGAACAATTTGGTCGTCCAATAGGAGAATTCCAGCTAATACAG GGGAAACTAGCGGACATGTATACTTCTCTGCAATCTTCAAG ATCGTATGTGTATTCCGTTGCTAGGGACTGTGATAATGGCAAGATCGACCGAAAG GATTGTGCTGGAGTTATACTGTTATCAGCTGAAAATGCCACTCAAGTTGCTCTACAG GCTATCCAGTGTCTAGGAGGGAACGGTTACGTGAACGAGTACCCAACAGGCCGTCTTCTCCGAGATGCAAAATTGTTTGAGATTGGTGCAGGGACCAGTGAAATAAGGAGAATGATTATCGGTCGTGAACTCTTCAAAGAAGAATGA